One region of Brassica napus cultivar Da-Ae chromosome A10, Da-Ae, whole genome shotgun sequence genomic DNA includes:
- the LOC106372031 gene encoding ubiquitin receptor RAD23c-like translates to MKIFVKTLKGDRFEIQVNLEDSVADVKKNIETVMRVTAAEQMLIHKGKVLKDETTMEANEVSEKSIIAVMKRKHASTVTSTSSASLKPQAHAAPPHAAASNVNYKSISESDIQQILETVSGTWSREAVAYALYFASNDLDKAVEYLYFGLPEQSEDPYKTEGTQEHTQEPEAPQDAVQEWSLDILRNTPEFEYVRPLVQSDPSLLQEILEVIEEHNPQLVQFILDNKADFTRLVLEQPQEHQDNDVLHFQSNEPNNGGESGNQVGKSEETEVEQPQADQTNKPNNGDGDNQVGGESEETEVETTKDAEAKTRVEAEIECLEKQFSEI, encoded by the exons ATGAAGATATTTGTCAAAACGCTGAAGGGGGATCGCTTCGAGATCCAAGTCAACCTCGAGGATTCG GTTGCTGATGTGAAGAAGAACATAGAAACCGTGATGCGAGTTACTGCTGCAGAACAAATGCTTATTCATAAAGGGAAAGTGCTTAAAGATGAAACAACGATGGAGGCTAACGAAGTTTCCGAGAAAAGCATTATTGCCGTTATGAAG AGAAAACATGCATCTACCGTAACGTCTACCTCATCTGCTAGCCTTAAACCTCAG GCTCATGCAGCGCCTCCTCATGCTGCTGCATCAAATGTGAACTATAAAAGTATTTCAGAGAGTGACATTCAGCAGATTCTTGAGACGGTCAGTGGAACCTGGAGCCGTGAAGCGGTTGCCTATGCACTCTACTTTGCATCTAATGACCTTGATAAAGCTGTGGAATATCTTTACTTT gGGTTGCCGGAGCAGAGTGAAGATCCTTACAAAACGGAG GGCACACAGGAGCATACTCAAGAACCTGAAGCTCCTCAAGATGCAGTCCAAGAATGGTCACTTGATATCTTGCGTAACACTCCAGAG TTTGAGTATGTACGACCTCTGGTGCAATCAGACCCTAGTCTCCTACAG GAAATTCTGGAAGTGATAGAGGAACACAATCCGCAGTTGGTTCAGTTTATTCTTGACAACAAAGCAGACTTCACACGCTTAGTACTGGAGCAGCCTCAGGAACACCAAGACAACGACGTCTTACACTTTCAAAGCAACGAACCAAACAACGGAGGAGAAAG TGGAAACCAAGTGGGAAAGTCTGAAGAAACCGAAGTTGAGCAGCCTCAAGCAGACCAAACCAACAAACCAAACAACGGAGATGG TGACAACCAAGTGGGAGGAGAGTCTGAGGAAACCGAAGTTGAAACGACAAAAGATGCAGAAGCGAAAACCCGTGTTGAAGCAGAGATTGAATGCCTTGAGAAACAATTTAGTGAGATctaa